In the Sarcophilus harrisii chromosome 3, mSarHar1.11, whole genome shotgun sequence genome, one interval contains:
- the LOC116422913 gene encoding zinc finger protein 664-like gives MEEHSTGRGGQPRGGARALPPCQAFPRRHHLVREAGPLYPSPGQKKGPGALEALKVKEPKVSPREEEEPLGAGEELEKEAKHKQPPSDSLPGLVHFISNDGVHSTARLVRGTMVAAAARMGVEASGEAVAKNEEEPEGEEESGGTGSGQGLMEDKRFLCVACGKHFKRAWELFSHEVVHNSARPFHCELCDAAFKRHSDFKSHALVHSEERPHTCEACGKGFKRASNLQEHRRIHSGERPFPCPSCPKRFKSPYELQRHSAQHASARPFACPDCGKAFAAGPALLLHRRQHCQDKPHACGACGKRFTYGHSLRVHERVHTGARPFACPLCAKAFKQSNALTSHRRVHSGERPYACATCGKAFKQSSYLAVHQRSHTGERPYACATCGKAFARPSLLGQHRRVHSPARPFPCRHCPKLFKDVAYRAVHERGHAGDAPRRRRVRAEGFGLPSSPLQLGRAPGDG, from the exons ATGGAGGAGCACTCTACAGGCCGGGGTGGGCAGCCCAGGGGAGGGGCCAGGGCCCTACCCCCTTGCCAGGCATTTCCTCGGAGGCATCATCTCGTGAGGGAAGCGGGTCCCCTGTACCCCAGTCCTGGCCAGAAGAAGGGCCCTGGAGCACTGGAGGCCTTGAAGGTCAAG gAGCCTAAAGTGTCCCCCAGAGAAGAGGAGGAGCCACTGGGGGCAGGggaggagctggagaaggaagccAAGCACAAGCAGCCCCCCTCAGACTCCCTTCCGGGTCTGGTCCATTTCATTAGCAATGATGGAGTCCATTCCACAGCCCGCTTAGTTCGAGGCACAATGGTGGCGGCAGCGGCCAGGATGGGGGTGGAGGCTTCTGGGGAGGCCGTGGCGAAGAATGAGGAGGAGCCAGAAGGGGAGGAAGAATCAGGGGGTACCGGCTCAGGGCAGGGCCTCATGGAGGACAAGCGGTTTCTGTGTGTGGCCTGTGGCAAACACTTCAAGCGGGCCTGGGAGCTGTTCAGCCACGAGGTGGTCCACAACTCGGCCAGGCCCTTCCACTGCGAGCTCTGTGATGCGGCCTTCAAGAGACACTCTGACTTCAAGAGCCACGCACTGGTGCACAGCGAGGAGCGGCCCCACACCTGTGAGGCCTGTGGCAAGGGCTTCAAGAGGGCCAGCAACCTGCAG GAGCACCGCCGCATCCACAGCGGGGAGCGGCCCTTCCCCTGCCCGTCCTGCCCGAAGCGCTTCAAGTCTCCGTACGAGCTGCAGCGGCACTCGGCGCAGCACGCCTCGGCGCGGCCCTTCGCCTGCCCGGACTGCGGCAAGGCCTTCGCGGCGGGGCCCGCGCTGCTGCTGCACCGGCGCCAGCACTGCCAGGACAAGCCCCACGCGTGCGGCGCGTGCGGCAAGCGCTTCACCTACGGCCACAGCCTGCGGGTGCACGAGCGCGTGCACACCGGAGCCCGGCCCTTCGCCTGCCCGCTGTGCGCCAAGGCCTTCAAGCAGTCCAACGCCCTGACCTCGCACCGCCGCGTGCACTCGGGCGAGCGCCCGTACGCGTGCGCCACGTGCGGCAAGGCCTTCAAGCAGTCCTCCTACCTGGCGGTGCACCAGCGCTCGCACACCGGCGAGCGGCCCTACGCGTGCGCCACGTGCGGCAAGGCCTTCGCCCGGCCCTCGCTGCTGGGGCAGCACCGCCGGGTGCACAGCCCCGCCCGGCCCTTCCCCTGCCGCCACTGCCCCAAGCTCTTCAAGGACGTGGCCTACCGCGCCGTGCACGAGAGGGGGCACGCCGGGGACGCGCCCCGCAGACGCCGCGTCCGCGCCGAGGGCTTCGGCCTCCCCAGCAGCCCGCTGCAGCTCGGCAGGGCCCCCGGCGATGGCTGA